The following proteins are encoded in a genomic region of Gavia stellata isolate bGavSte3 unplaced genomic scaffold, bGavSte3.hap2 HAP2_SCAFFOLD_42, whole genome shotgun sequence:
- the LOC132321472 gene encoding olfactory receptor 14I1-like — translation MSNSSSITQFLLLAFTDTRELQLLHFCLFLGIYLAALLGNGLIITAIACDHHLHSPMYFFLLNLSLIDLGSLSTTVPKAMASSLWDTRAISYSGCAAQVFLFVFFMSAELYLLTVMSYDRYIAICK, via the coding sequence atgtccaacagcagctccatcacccagttcctcctcctggccttCACAGacacgcgggagctgcagctcttgcacttctgcctcttcctgggcatctacctggctgccctcctgggaaatggcctcatcatcaccgccatagcctgcgaccaccacctccacagccccatgtacttcttcctacTCAACCTTTCTCTCATCGACCTGGGCTCCCtctccaccactgtccccaaagccatggccagttccctctgggacaccagggccatctcctactcaggatgtgctgcccaagtctttctgtttgtctttttcatgtcagcagaACTGtatcttctcactgtcatgtcctatgaccgctacattgccatctgcaaa